The following proteins are encoded in a genomic region of Takifugu rubripes chromosome 21, fTakRub1.2, whole genome shotgun sequence:
- the pias2 gene encoding E3 SUMO-protein ligase PIAS2 isoform X1 → MNLQPPVPVIHPVHPDVQMKPLPFYDVLDVLIKPSSLGAGTPQRYHQEKYFVFALTPQQVREVCISRDFLPGGRRDYMVQIQLRFCLSETSCPQEDNYPNGLCIKVNGKIFPLPGYVPPAKNGMEQKRQGRPLNITSLVRLSSAVPNQISVTWSPEIGKTYSLSVYLVRQLTSPLLLQRLRMKGIRNPDHSRALIKEKLTADPDSEIATTSLRVSLICPLGKMRLTVPCRAVTCSHLQCFDAALYLQMNEKKPTWICPVCDKKAAYESLIIDGLFLEILNDCSDKDEIQFQQDGTWCPMKPKKESFKVPTPLFQKIEPSAPPRQSSMYCNSSETSSTKKADVIDLTIESSSSSDEDEAEFRIPPSKKHCVYISKNEEVHAKGVLAYQPSVCLPNVQALDPSYLTSTLPDYAVPFHSSTLATIPTDPQSLDMFSFIQDPQQYQPQMFLDNLTSSMQSVAAANTSTALMPSASSHYDTISHTTASVHESQVITRGRTDGSIADIISLD, encoded by the exons ATGAATCTCCAACCACCAGTACCTGTGATACACCCCGTCCATCCTGATGTCCAAATGAAGCCCCTGCCTTTCTATGATGTGCTAGATGTCCTAATCAAGCCTTCGAGTTTAG GAGCAGGCACTCCACAGAGGTACCACCAAGAAAAATATTTTGTCTTTGCCTTGACACCACAACAGGTTCGAGAAGTATGCATATCGAG GGATTTTCTTCCTGGTGGCAGGAGGGACTACATGGTTCAAATCCAGCTACG ATTTTGCTTATCAGAGACAAGTTGCCCTCAAGAGGACAATTATCCAAACGGTCTCTGTATAAAAGTCAATGGGAAGATTTTCCCTTTGCCT GGTTATGTACCTCCAGCCAAAAATGGCATGGAACAGAAGAGACAAGGCAGACCTCTCAACATCACTTCACTTGTCCGGCTCTCCTCTGCAGTACCAAATCAGATTTCGGTGACTTGGTCTCCTGAAATTGGAAAA ACCTATTCCTTGTCTGTTTACCTGGTGAGGCAACTGACATCCCCACTCCTCCTGCAGAGACTGAGGATGAAGGGGATCCGAAACCCTGATCACTCCAGAGCCCTCA TCAAAGAAAAGCTGACAGCAGATCCAGACAGTGAGATTGCTACAACAAGTCTCCGAGTTTCACTTATTTGCCCG ttGGGGAAGATGCGTCTGACAGTGCCTTGCCGGGCAGTTACCTGCTCTCACCTGCAGTGTTTTGATGCTGCCCTGTACCTGCAGATGAATGAAAAGAAACCAACCTggatctgtcctgtgtgtgacAAGAAGGCTGCCTATGAAAGTCTTATTATAGATGG GTTATTCTTGGAGATTCTGAATGACTGTTCAGACAAGGATGAAATTCAATTCCAGCAAGATGGAACATGGTGTCCAATGAAACCAAAGAAAGAGTCTTTCAAAGTCCCCACGCCATTGTTTCAAAAAATTGAGC CCTCTGCTCCACCCCGTCAGTCTTCAATGTATTGCAATTCCTCTGAGACCAGCTCTACCAAGAAGGCAGATGTGATCGACCTGACGATAGAAAGCTCCTCATCTTCCGATGAGGATGAGGCAGAGTTCAGGATCCCACCATCCAAGAAACACTGTGTTTACATTTCTAAAAATGAGGAGGTGCATGCGAAAGG GGTGTTGGCCTATCAGcccagtgtgtgtttgccaAATGTCCAGGCTTTGGACCCGTCATATCTGACATCTACACTTCCTGACTATGCAGTACCCTTTCACTCCTCCACCCTGGCCACGATTCCTACAGACCCACAGA GTCTGGATATGTTTTCCTTCATTCAAGACCCCCAG CAGTACCAGCCCCAGATGTTCCTGGACAACCTGACCAGCAGCATGCAAAGTGTGGCTGCAGCCAACACCAGTACAGCCCTCATGCCCTCAGCAAGCAGCCACTACGACACCATCAGCCACACTACCGCATCAGTGCATGAGTCCCAGGTCATTACGAGAGGACGGACTGATGGCAGTATCGCAGATATTATTTCTTTAGACTGA
- the pias2 gene encoding E3 SUMO-protein ligase PIAS2 isoform X3, with amino-acid sequence MKPLPFYDVLDVLIKPSSLGAGTPQRYHQEKYFVFALTPQQVREVCISRDFLPGGRRDYMVQIQLRFCLSETSCPQEDNYPNGLCIKVNGKIFPLPGYVPPAKNGMEQKRQGRPLNITSLVRLSSAVPNQISVTWSPEIGKTYSLSVYLVRQLTSPLLLQRLRMKGIRNPDHSRALIKEKLTADPDSEIATTSLRVSLICPLGKMRLTVPCRAVTCSHLQCFDAALYLQMNEKKPTWICPVCDKKAAYESLIIDGLFLEILNDCSDKDEIQFQQDGTWCPMKPKKESFKVPTPLFQKIEPSAPPRQSSMYCNSSETSSTKKADVIDLTIESSSSSDEDEAEFRIPPSKKHCVYISKNEEVHAKGVLAYQPSVCLPNVQALDPSYLTSTLPDYAVPFHSSTLATIPTDPQSLDMFSFIQDPQQYQPQMFLDNLTSSMQSVAAANTSTALMPSASSHYDTISHTTASVHESQVITRGRTDGSIADIISLD; translated from the exons ATGAAGCCCCTGCCTTTCTATGATGTGCTAGATGTCCTAATCAAGCCTTCGAGTTTAG GAGCAGGCACTCCACAGAGGTACCACCAAGAAAAATATTTTGTCTTTGCCTTGACACCACAACAGGTTCGAGAAGTATGCATATCGAG GGATTTTCTTCCTGGTGGCAGGAGGGACTACATGGTTCAAATCCAGCTACG ATTTTGCTTATCAGAGACAAGTTGCCCTCAAGAGGACAATTATCCAAACGGTCTCTGTATAAAAGTCAATGGGAAGATTTTCCCTTTGCCT GGTTATGTACCTCCAGCCAAAAATGGCATGGAACAGAAGAGACAAGGCAGACCTCTCAACATCACTTCACTTGTCCGGCTCTCCTCTGCAGTACCAAATCAGATTTCGGTGACTTGGTCTCCTGAAATTGGAAAA ACCTATTCCTTGTCTGTTTACCTGGTGAGGCAACTGACATCCCCACTCCTCCTGCAGAGACTGAGGATGAAGGGGATCCGAAACCCTGATCACTCCAGAGCCCTCA TCAAAGAAAAGCTGACAGCAGATCCAGACAGTGAGATTGCTACAACAAGTCTCCGAGTTTCACTTATTTGCCCG ttGGGGAAGATGCGTCTGACAGTGCCTTGCCGGGCAGTTACCTGCTCTCACCTGCAGTGTTTTGATGCTGCCCTGTACCTGCAGATGAATGAAAAGAAACCAACCTggatctgtcctgtgtgtgacAAGAAGGCTGCCTATGAAAGTCTTATTATAGATGG GTTATTCTTGGAGATTCTGAATGACTGTTCAGACAAGGATGAAATTCAATTCCAGCAAGATGGAACATGGTGTCCAATGAAACCAAAGAAAGAGTCTTTCAAAGTCCCCACGCCATTGTTTCAAAAAATTGAGC CCTCTGCTCCACCCCGTCAGTCTTCAATGTATTGCAATTCCTCTGAGACCAGCTCTACCAAGAAGGCAGATGTGATCGACCTGACGATAGAAAGCTCCTCATCTTCCGATGAGGATGAGGCAGAGTTCAGGATCCCACCATCCAAGAAACACTGTGTTTACATTTCTAAAAATGAGGAGGTGCATGCGAAAGG GGTGTTGGCCTATCAGcccagtgtgtgtttgccaAATGTCCAGGCTTTGGACCCGTCATATCTGACATCTACACTTCCTGACTATGCAGTACCCTTTCACTCCTCCACCCTGGCCACGATTCCTACAGACCCACAGA GTCTGGATATGTTTTCCTTCATTCAAGACCCCCAG CAGTACCAGCCCCAGATGTTCCTGGACAACCTGACCAGCAGCATGCAAAGTGTGGCTGCAGCCAACACCAGTACAGCCCTCATGCCCTCAGCAAGCAGCCACTACGACACCATCAGCCACACTACCGCATCAGTGCATGAGTCCCAGGTCATTACGAGAGGACGGACTGATGGCAGTATCGCAGATATTATTTCTTTAGACTGA
- the pias2 gene encoding E3 SUMO-protein ligase PIAS2 isoform X2, with product MNLQPPVPVIHPVHPDVQMKPLPFYDVLDVLIKPSSLGAGTPQRYHQEKYFVFALTPQQVREVCISRDFLPGGRRDYMVQIQLRFCLSETSCPQEDNYPNGLCIKVNGKIFPLPGYVPPAKNGMEQKRQGRPLNITSLVRLSSAVPNQISVTWSPEIGKTYSLSVYLVRQLTSPLLLQRLRMKGIRNPDHSRALIKEKLTADPDSEIATTSLRVSLICPLGKMRLTVPCRAVTCSHLQCFDAALYLQMNEKKPTWICPVCDKKAAYESLIIDGLFLEILNDCSDKDEIQFQQDGTWCPMKPKKESFKVPTPLFQKIEPSAPPRQSSMYCNSSETSSTKKADVIDLTIESSSSSDEDEAEFRIPPSKKHCVYISKNEEVHAKGVLAYQPSVCLPNVQALDPSYLTSTLPDYAVPFHSSTLATIPTDPQSLDMFSFIQDPQYQPQMFLDNLTSSMQSVAAANTSTALMPSASSHYDTISHTTASVHESQVITRGRTDGSIADIISLD from the exons ATGAATCTCCAACCACCAGTACCTGTGATACACCCCGTCCATCCTGATGTCCAAATGAAGCCCCTGCCTTTCTATGATGTGCTAGATGTCCTAATCAAGCCTTCGAGTTTAG GAGCAGGCACTCCACAGAGGTACCACCAAGAAAAATATTTTGTCTTTGCCTTGACACCACAACAGGTTCGAGAAGTATGCATATCGAG GGATTTTCTTCCTGGTGGCAGGAGGGACTACATGGTTCAAATCCAGCTACG ATTTTGCTTATCAGAGACAAGTTGCCCTCAAGAGGACAATTATCCAAACGGTCTCTGTATAAAAGTCAATGGGAAGATTTTCCCTTTGCCT GGTTATGTACCTCCAGCCAAAAATGGCATGGAACAGAAGAGACAAGGCAGACCTCTCAACATCACTTCACTTGTCCGGCTCTCCTCTGCAGTACCAAATCAGATTTCGGTGACTTGGTCTCCTGAAATTGGAAAA ACCTATTCCTTGTCTGTTTACCTGGTGAGGCAACTGACATCCCCACTCCTCCTGCAGAGACTGAGGATGAAGGGGATCCGAAACCCTGATCACTCCAGAGCCCTCA TCAAAGAAAAGCTGACAGCAGATCCAGACAGTGAGATTGCTACAACAAGTCTCCGAGTTTCACTTATTTGCCCG ttGGGGAAGATGCGTCTGACAGTGCCTTGCCGGGCAGTTACCTGCTCTCACCTGCAGTGTTTTGATGCTGCCCTGTACCTGCAGATGAATGAAAAGAAACCAACCTggatctgtcctgtgtgtgacAAGAAGGCTGCCTATGAAAGTCTTATTATAGATGG GTTATTCTTGGAGATTCTGAATGACTGTTCAGACAAGGATGAAATTCAATTCCAGCAAGATGGAACATGGTGTCCAATGAAACCAAAGAAAGAGTCTTTCAAAGTCCCCACGCCATTGTTTCAAAAAATTGAGC CCTCTGCTCCACCCCGTCAGTCTTCAATGTATTGCAATTCCTCTGAGACCAGCTCTACCAAGAAGGCAGATGTGATCGACCTGACGATAGAAAGCTCCTCATCTTCCGATGAGGATGAGGCAGAGTTCAGGATCCCACCATCCAAGAAACACTGTGTTTACATTTCTAAAAATGAGGAGGTGCATGCGAAAGG GGTGTTGGCCTATCAGcccagtgtgtgtttgccaAATGTCCAGGCTTTGGACCCGTCATATCTGACATCTACACTTCCTGACTATGCAGTACCCTTTCACTCCTCCACCCTGGCCACGATTCCTACAGACCCACAGA GTCTGGATATGTTTTCCTTCATTCAAGACCCCCAG TACCAGCCCCAGATGTTCCTGGACAACCTGACCAGCAGCATGCAAAGTGTGGCTGCAGCCAACACCAGTACAGCCCTCATGCCCTCAGCAAGCAGCCACTACGACACCATCAGCCACACTACCGCATCAGTGCATGAGTCCCAGGTCATTACGAGAGGACGGACTGATGGCAGTATCGCAGATATTATTTCTTTAGACTGA
- the dph7 gene encoding diphthine methyltransferase, whose translation MNGGGSPRTLHVFDTELNADTVEWCPQSPHNNILVCGTYQLAGSVEEPDAAPSRIGRLYLFRFQSSDTPLTELQRLDTSAILDLKWCHVPISEQTVLGMAAATGELHLYMLSENEEGNCYLQPLSNQEVGKECLLLSLDWSTGRKDCSEVKLVCSDSAGCVNVLSMCEGTLMPLSQWKAHDFEAWISAFSYWDTQLIYSGGDDCKLKGWDLRMDPSHPTFTSKEHTMGVCSIHSSPIREHILATGSYDEQVLLWDGRNMRKPFGHSLMGGGVWRLKWHPTNQSLLLAACMHNNFKILNCQSAFESPGMTCPIVASYDLHSSLAYGADWCHMSLDSKGPSPEAEVDHSPAKTEGHLRVHYESPTASFETSLEDDEGQYIPHDTPSSSSINLAISSEDEPSSCVLASCSFYDHILHIWLWDRVQDDLEPQQSKPQ comes from the exons ATGAATGGAGGGGGCAGTCCGCGAACGCTGCATGTGTTTGACACAGAGCTCAACGCCGACACCGTGGAGTGGTGCCCCCAGTCGCCCCACAACAACATACTGGTCTGCGGGACGTACCAACTGGCCGGAAGT GTGGAAGAGCCAGATGCTGCGCCCAGTAGGATAGGTCGTTTATACCTGTTTAGGTTTCAGTCAAGTGATACTCCTCTGACTGAGCTCCAGCGCCTAGACACGTCTGCCATTTTAGATTTGAAATG GTGCCACGTGCCGATTTCAGAACAGACAGTGTTGGGGATGGCAGCTGCCACTGGAGAGCTGCATCTCTACATGCTCTCAGAAAATGAG GAAGGTAACTGCTATCTACAACCTCTGAGCAATCAGGAGGTGGGAAAAGAATGTCTGCTCTTGTCCCTGGACTGGTCCACTGGAAGGAAGGACTG TTCTGAGGTGAAGCTGGTGTGCAGCGACTCTGCTGGATGTGTTAATGTTCTGTCCATGTGTGAAGGGACTCTGATGCCGCTCTCACAGTGGAAAGCTCATGATTTCGAGGCCTGGATCTCAGCCTTCTCCTATTGGGATACACAGCTTATTTATTCTG GTGGTGATGACTGCAAACTGAAAGGCTGGGACCTCAGGATGGATCCATCCCACCCTACCTTCACCAGTAAAGA gCACACCATGGGTGTCTGCAGCATTCACAGCAGTCCTATTCGGGAACACATACTGGCTACAGGCAG CTATGATGAGCAGGTCTTGCTCTGGGATGGCAGGAACATGAGGAAACCTTTTGGACACAGTCTTATGGGGGGTGGAGTGTGGAGGCTCAAGTGGCATCCAACCAATCAAAGCCTACTTTTGGCTGCATGCATGCACAACAACTTCAAAATCCTTAACTGCCAATCAGCATTTG AGAGCCCTGGGATGACATGTCCCATTGTAGCCTCATATGACCTCCATAGCTCCCTGGCTTATGGGGCTGACTGGTGTCATATGAGTCTAGATTCAAAAGGCCCCTCTCCTGAAGCTGAAGTAGATCACAGCCCTGCCAAGACTGAAGGACACCTGAGGGTCCACTATGAGTCTCCTACTGCCAGCTTTGAGACCTCTCTAGAGGATGATGAGGGACAGTACATCCCACATGACACACCCTCATCCTCCAGCATCAACCTTGCCATCAGTTCTGAGGATGAGCCATCATCTTGCGTACTGGCGAGCTGTTCGTTTTATGACCACATCCTCCATATTTGGCTGTGGGACAGAGTTCAGGATGATCTTGAACCACAGCAGTCTAAACCACAATAA
- the LOC101079998 gene encoding multiple epidermal growth factor-like domains protein 9 has protein sequence MRRSSLIMNITLLLIFVYAYVGLSKAAPRIGSNDVSPVYGKRVSASGTWQIFRTDMPHSSPGRGITLKPSARLMLASTFNPEGPSPPESETLSSNSGSATAPKIGVNTASQEQVSWQISRLTHKRSTDAKTTFFSSDKTEKQPGMMFMVSQKTGSYGWASDNTDTSFTSAENVQDNRCNCSSGAEGILDPDECDQDTGQCSCLAGYTGLQCEDCEDGFFTNGTSGCLACACDSFGAVHLLCDSSGICECKTGVYGPKCDECHPGFFHFSSTGCRPCHCHNHTSYCHPQSGWCLNCEGNTQGSNCEVCKPGFYRNPENELTEPCLPCPCSNSTSNGLCHVGVSGFPKCDLCLPNYAGLHCDECSAGLYKSSKDCVPCECNGNADPGGPAQICHPKTGHCLQCTNNTTGSWCHLCAPGFIGDAKAHNCSSLATRTMTETSTPSAVSPSASTSSTVVNKAGVTSVPRSVSTFIAPLSTAAITQAMLSSISSPTDNTTAALTKVSWTQFNIIILAVIILVVVLLLSFVGGVYMYREYQNRKLNAPFWTIELKEDNISFSSYHDSIPNADVSGLLEDESNVVVPNGQLTLSTQGNCFKA, from the exons ATGAGGCGATCGTCCTTAATAATGAACATTACTTTGCTGCTGATCTTTGTTTACGCGTATGTTGGGCTTTCGAAGGCTGCACCCCGCATCGGTTCAAACGATGTGTCGCCTGTCTACGGGAAGCGGGTCTCAGCTTCAGGCACCTGGCAGATCTTCCGTACCGACATGCCTCATTCTTCACCAGGGAGAGGGATCACTCTTAAGCCTTCTGCTCGACTAATGCTGGCGTCCACCTTTAATCCAGAGGGCCCGAGCCCTCCTGAGTCTGAAACACTTTCCAGCAACAGCGGCTCTGCTACCGCACCCAAGATCGGAGTAAATACTGCTTCACAGGAGCAGGTGTCATGGCAGATCTCAAGACTAACGCACAAAAGATCCACTGATGCAAAGACGACGTTTTTCAGTTCAGATAAAACGGAGAAGCAGCCCGGGATGATGTTCATGGTCTCCCAGAAAACAGGCAGCTATGGCTGGGCCTCAGACAACACGGACACATCGTTCACCTCGGCGGAAAACGTTCAAG ACAACCGATGTAACTGCAGCAGCGGTGCTGAGGGCATTCTGGACCCAGATGAATGTGATCAAGACACTGGTCAGTGCTCCTGCTTGGCTGGTTATACTGGCCTACAGTGTGAGGACTGCGAGGATGGATTCTTTACCAATGGTACCAGCGGCTGTCTGGCCTGTGCATGTGACTCTTTTGGAGCGGTGCATCTTCTCTGTGACAG CTCAGGAATTTGTGAATGTAAGACTGGGGTGTATGGACCCAAGTGTGACGAATGCCATCCGGGTTTCTTCCACTTCAGCAGCACTGGGTGTCGACCATGTCACTGTCACAACCACACCAGCTACTGCCATCCACAGTCTG GATGGTGTCTGAACTGCGAGGGGAACACGCAAGGGTCCAACTGCGAGGTGTGCAAGCCTGGTTTCTACCGAAACCCTGAAAATGAACTGACTGAGCCCTGTTTACCTTGTCCCTGCTCCAACAGCACATCAAATGGACTCTGTCACGTAG GTGTCAGTGGCTTTCCGAAGTGTGACCTGTGCCTTCCCAACTATGCTGGTTTACACTGTGATGAATGCAGTGCTGGTTTATACAAATCATCCAAGGATTGTGTTCCTTGTGAGTGTAACGGGAATGCAGACCCAGGGGGCCCGGCCCAGATTTGCCACCCTAAAACTGGACACTGCCTTCAATGTACCAATAACACCACTGGGTCCTGGTGCCATCTCTGTGCTCCAGGCTTCATTGGGGATGCCAAGGCCCATAACTGCAGCAGTCTAG caACCAGAACCATGACAGAGACCTCCACGCCAAGTGCAGTCTCCCCTTCTGCCAGTACCAGCAGCACTGTTGTAAATAAAGCAGGAGTCACATCTGTGCCCAGGTCTGTCAGCACCTTCATTGCCCCACTGAGCACTGCAGCAATCACCCAGGCAATGctgagcagcattagcagcccCACAGACAACACCACTGCAGCCCTGACTAAGGTTTCCTGGACGCAATTCAACATAATCATCCTGGCTGTCATCAtcctggtggtggtgctgctgctgagcttcGTGGGAGGGGTCTACATGTACCGGGAGTACCAGAACCGCAAACTCAACGCACCTTTCTGGACCATTGAGTTGAAAGAGGACAACATTAGCTTCAGCAGTTACCACGACAGTATTCCCAATGCTGATGTGTCTGGTCTGCTGGAGGATGAGTCTAATGTAGTGGTGCCCAATGGGCAGTTGACACTGAGCACACAGGGCAACTGTTTCAAGGCTTAA
- the LOC105417995 gene encoding leukocyte surface antigen CD53-like isoform X1, translating to MGIMEAEEHLYNIEDATIKLLVLLKTVFVIYRSCQVGRGYTASTVCCQLELYCRPYQSLDCWWIHYHQRRISTEEMNQSCISFLKTLLLSLNLLCWLCSAFVIAFGEFQMMHSKFPALSTTFWPIYPSNTLVVTGTIAACVCYIGVFGGMRENRCMLISFFILLFILMLVELAMACVFLVYSRKVDTYMENDLKQSLEIYRLSSEEDNRNLKAQLDAVQNLFRCCGVHGVEDWKNNTPLSCCVEDPCNSVHSKNWQEGCFGKLKNWFASNFQSTGAGVVTLFIIQFICMCINIPLFCYMGRRGLGYQ from the exons ATGGGGATAATGGAAGCTGAAGAGCACCTGTACAACATCGAGGATGCTACAATTAAACTACTTGTGCTACTGAAAACAG TTTTTGTCATATATAGATCTTGTCAGGTGGGCCGTGGCTACACTGCATCTACAGTTTGTTGTCAGTTAGAACTTTATTGTCGACCATACCAGTCACTCGATTGCTGGTGGATACATTATCATCAAAG AAGAATATCAACAGAAGAGATGAATCAGTCATGTATTAGCTTCTTGAAAACTTTGCTGTTGAGTCTCAACCTGTTGTGCTGG TTGTGCAGTGCTTTTGTCATAGCTTTTGGGGAGTTCCAGATGATGCACTCTAAGTTTCCTGCCCTCTCCACTACCTTTTGGCCCATCTACCCTTCCAACACATTAGTGGTTACTGGTACCattgctgcatgtgtgtgttacatcGGCGTCtttggagggatgagggaaaaTCGTTGCATGCTCATCAGT TTTTTCATCTTGCTTTTTATCCTGATGCTGGTAGAACTTGCAATGGCCTGTGTCTTCCTGGTCTACAGCAGAAAG GTTGACACCTACATGGAGAATGACTTGAAACAAAGTTTAGAGATATATAGGTTATCAAGTGAGGAAGACAATAGGAACCTTAAAGCTCAACTTGATGCCGTTCAGAATCTG TTTAGATGTTGTGGCGTTCATGGGGTGGAAGACTGGAAAAATAATACCCCATTATCATGTTGCGTGGAAGACCCCTGCAACAGCGTCCATTCCAAAAACTGGCAAGAG GGTTGTTTCGGAAAACTGAAGAACTGGTTCGCAAGCAACTTTCAGAGCACAGGTGCAGGTGTTGTCACCTTGTTTATCATACAG TTTATTTGTATGTGTATCAACATCCCCCTTTTTTGCTACATGGGACGACGTGGACTTGGTTATCAGTGA
- the LOC105417995 gene encoding leukocyte surface antigen CD53-like isoform X2: MGIMEAEEHLYNIEDATIKLLVLLKTVFVIYRSCQVGRGYTASTVCCQLELYCRPYQSLDCWWIHYHQRRISTEEMNQSCISFLKTLLLSLNLLCWLCSAFVIAFGEFQMMHSKFPALSTTFWPIYPSNTLVVTGTIAACVCYIGVFGGMRENRCMLISFFILLFILMLVELAMACVFLVYSRKFRCCGVHGVEDWKNNTPLSCCVEDPCNSVHSKNWQEGCFGKLKNWFASNFQSTGAGVVTLFIIQFICMCINIPLFCYMGRRGLGYQ; this comes from the exons ATGGGGATAATGGAAGCTGAAGAGCACCTGTACAACATCGAGGATGCTACAATTAAACTACTTGTGCTACTGAAAACAG TTTTTGTCATATATAGATCTTGTCAGGTGGGCCGTGGCTACACTGCATCTACAGTTTGTTGTCAGTTAGAACTTTATTGTCGACCATACCAGTCACTCGATTGCTGGTGGATACATTATCATCAAAG AAGAATATCAACAGAAGAGATGAATCAGTCATGTATTAGCTTCTTGAAAACTTTGCTGTTGAGTCTCAACCTGTTGTGCTGG TTGTGCAGTGCTTTTGTCATAGCTTTTGGGGAGTTCCAGATGATGCACTCTAAGTTTCCTGCCCTCTCCACTACCTTTTGGCCCATCTACCCTTCCAACACATTAGTGGTTACTGGTACCattgctgcatgtgtgtgttacatcGGCGTCtttggagggatgagggaaaaTCGTTGCATGCTCATCAGT TTTTTCATCTTGCTTTTTATCCTGATGCTGGTAGAACTTGCAATGGCCTGTGTCTTCCTGGTCTACAGCAGAAAG TTTAGATGTTGTGGCGTTCATGGGGTGGAAGACTGGAAAAATAATACCCCATTATCATGTTGCGTGGAAGACCCCTGCAACAGCGTCCATTCCAAAAACTGGCAAGAG GGTTGTTTCGGAAAACTGAAGAACTGGTTCGCAAGCAACTTTCAGAGCACAGGTGCAGGTGTTGTCACCTTGTTTATCATACAG TTTATTTGTATGTGTATCAACATCCCCCTTTTTTGCTACATGGGACGACGTGGACTTGGTTATCAGTGA
- the LOC105417995 gene encoding leukocyte surface antigen CD53-like isoform X3, which translates to MNQSCISFLKTLLLSLNLLCWLCSAFVIAFGEFQMMHSKFPALSTTFWPIYPSNTLVVTGTIAACVCYIGVFGGMRENRCMLISFFILLFILMLVELAMACVFLVYSRKVDTYMENDLKQSLEIYRLSSEEDNRNLKAQLDAVQNLFRCCGVHGVEDWKNNTPLSCCVEDPCNSVHSKNWQEGCFGKLKNWFASNFQSTGAGVVTLFIIQFICMCINIPLFCYMGRRGLGYQ; encoded by the exons ATGAATCAGTCATGTATTAGCTTCTTGAAAACTTTGCTGTTGAGTCTCAACCTGTTGTGCTGG TTGTGCAGTGCTTTTGTCATAGCTTTTGGGGAGTTCCAGATGATGCACTCTAAGTTTCCTGCCCTCTCCACTACCTTTTGGCCCATCTACCCTTCCAACACATTAGTGGTTACTGGTACCattgctgcatgtgtgtgttacatcGGCGTCtttggagggatgagggaaaaTCGTTGCATGCTCATCAGT TTTTTCATCTTGCTTTTTATCCTGATGCTGGTAGAACTTGCAATGGCCTGTGTCTTCCTGGTCTACAGCAGAAAG GTTGACACCTACATGGAGAATGACTTGAAACAAAGTTTAGAGATATATAGGTTATCAAGTGAGGAAGACAATAGGAACCTTAAAGCTCAACTTGATGCCGTTCAGAATCTG TTTAGATGTTGTGGCGTTCATGGGGTGGAAGACTGGAAAAATAATACCCCATTATCATGTTGCGTGGAAGACCCCTGCAACAGCGTCCATTCCAAAAACTGGCAAGAG GGTTGTTTCGGAAAACTGAAGAACTGGTTCGCAAGCAACTTTCAGAGCACAGGTGCAGGTGTTGTCACCTTGTTTATCATACAG TTTATTTGTATGTGTATCAACATCCCCCTTTTTTGCTACATGGGACGACGTGGACTTGGTTATCAGTGA